In Mya arenaria isolate MELC-2E11 chromosome 1, ASM2691426v1, the genomic stretch TAACTACAAGCATACTATGACAAGACAACTACGAACATTCGTGGACAAGAAAATCTACACACAAACTGAAATCACAATTGGTCTCTACATTACCTCTTTTGTAAGACATCAAAAAGTTCCCATACGTCCCAAtggtgaaaatgtttgtttaagatCATTGTCACCTCGATTTTTGTCATATGTTTCACGTacacattcataaaaaaaattagtaTTATGGTGCAAATGATGATATTGATACGTTATCTCCAAAAACGGGTATGTGAACACAGAAATACCGCTATTGTGTAGTCTGTAATAATCGGTCACTAGACCAAAACAGAACATCCTATTTACAGCTAGATACAgcgtaaatgtaaaaaagaggACTACAGGAACAAAAAAACTTGAACTGAGAGTGTCAAAGATTGCGATACGTTAGGGCATGACGAGCTAAGCAGCAGGCAAGGAAGTGATTAAAGGGGAAATAACCACACAGTTTGTGCAGAAATAAGTCGAACACAATTACGTCGGTGATGtacatttttaatcaaaatatttcacaagtaCTTAATCGGcagtgttcatcatttgtatattGTTCACCTTCGCTTTTCCAGCACTTAAGTCGTGTCCCGCACCTCCGTCTTGTCGCGCTACTACGCCTTGTCCCGAATTTTCGTTTTGTCCCGCAACTCCGTCTTGTCCCGCATCTCCGTCTTGTCCCGAACCACCGACTTGTCCCGCACCTCCGTTTTGTCCCACACCTCCGTCTTGTCCCGTTTCCCCGTCTTGTCCCGTATCCCCGTCTTGTCCCGCACCAACGTCTTGTCCCGGGCCTCCGTCTTGTACCGAACCTAAGTCTTTTCCTGCACCTCCGTCTTGTCCCGCACCACCGACTTGTCCCGCAACTCCGTTTTGTCCAACACCTCCGTGTTGTCCCGCACCTACGTCTTTTTCCACACCTACGTCTTGTCCCGCACCTCCGTTTTGTCCCACATTTCCGTCTTGTCCAGCACCTCCGTCTTGTCCCGTTTCCCCGTCTTGTCCCGTATCCCCGTCTTGTCCCGCACCTACGTCTTGTCCCGGACCTCCGTCTTGTCCCGCACCACCGTCTTGTCCCGCACCACCGTCTTGTCCCGCACCACCGATCTGTCCCGCAACTCAGTTTTGTCCAACACCTCCGTGTTGTCCCGCACCTACGTCTTCTCCCGCACCTCTGTCTTTTTCCACACCTACGTCTTGTCCCGCACCTCCGTTTTGTCCCACACTTCCGTCTTGTCCAGCACCTCCGTCTTTTCTCGCACCTACGTCTTTTGCCGCACCTCCGTCTTCTCCCGCACCTCCGTTTTGTCCTGAACTTCTGTCTTGTGCCGCATCTCCGTTTAATCAAACACCTCCGTCTTGTCCCGCACCTCCGTCTTTTCCCGCACGTCCGTCTTGTCCCGCACCTCCGTTTTGTCCCGAACTTCCGTCTTGTGCCACACCTCCGTTTTGTCCAACCCCTCCGTCTTGTCCCGCACATCCGTCTTTTCCCGCTACTCCGTTTTGTCACACAATTCCGTCTTGTCCCGCACATCCGTCTTATACCGCACCTCCGTTGTGTTCCACACCTCCGTTTTGTCCCGCACCTCCGTCTTGTGCCGCAACTCCTTCTTGTCCCGCACCTCCGTCTTGCCCCGCACCTCCGTTTTGTCCCGCACCTCCGTCTTGTCGCGCAcctccgtttcgttccgcaccTGCGTCTGGTCCCGCACGTtcttttttctcaaattttgtTCAACACCTCCGTCTTGTGCCGCACCTCCGTCTTGTCCCGCACCGCCGTTTTAACCCGCACCTACGTCTTGTCCCGCACGTCCGTTTTGTCCCGCACGTCCGTCTTGTCTCGCATCTCCGTTTTTTCCCTTACCTACGTCTTGTTCCGCACACCTCCGTCTTGTCCCGCACTTCCGTCTTGTCCTGCACCTCCGTTTTGGCCCGCACCTCCGTCTTACCCGCACCTCCGTTTTTTCTCGCACCTACGTATCGTCCAGAACTTCCGTCTTGTCCCGCACCTCCGTTTTGTCCCACACCTTCGTCTTGTCTCGCACCTCCGTCTTGTGCCGCACCTCCGTTTTGGCCCGCGCCTCCGTCTTGTCCTGCAACTCCGTTTTGTCACGCACCTACGTATTGTCCAGTACGTACTTCCGTCTTGTCCCGCACCTCCGTCTTTACCCGCACCTCCGTCTTGTCCCGCACCTCCGTTTTGTCCTTCACCTCCGTCTTGTCCCGAACTTCCGTTTTGTTCCGCACCTCTGTCTTGTCCCGCACCTCCGTCTTGTCCCGAAACTCCGTTATGTCCCGCACATGCGTCTTGTTCCGCACCCCGTTTTATCTCGCACTTCCGTCTTGTCCCGCACCTATGTCTTGTCTCGGATCTCCGTTTTGTCCCACATCTTCGTCTAGTTCCGCACCTCCGTTTTGTCCCACATCTTCGTCTTGTCCCGCACCTCCGCCTTGTCCCGCGCCTCAGTTTTGTCCCGCACCTCCGTTTTGTCCTGCACCTCCGTCGTGTCCCGCACCTCCGTTTTTCCCGCCCATCCGACTTGTCCCGCACCTACGTCTTATCCTGTGACGACTCCATCTGTCCCGCTGTCCGAAGCGCCTGGTGGCGACGAGATGCGGATCGAGTAGCTGAACTCCACACTGTCCTAGGCGCCTGGTTGCGACAAGATGTGGAGCAGATAGCTGAACTCCAGGCTGTCCGATGCGTCTAGTGGCGACGAGATGTGGAGCGGATGCTTGCACTTTACGCTGTTCGAGGCGCCTGGTGGCGACGAGATGTGGAGCGGGTAGTTGAACTCAACGCTGTCCGAGGCGCCTGGTGGCGACGAGATGTGGAGCGGATAGCTGAACTCCACGCTGTTTGAGGCGCCTTGTGGCGATATTTAATCTTCC encodes the following:
- the LOC128225586 gene encoding paraneoplastic antigen Ma6E-like, whose protein sequence is MRHKTEVQDKTEVREKTEIGGAGQDGGAGQDGGAGQDGGPGQDVGAGQDGDTGQDGETGQDGGAGQDGNVGQNGGAGQDVGVEKDVGAGQHGGVGQNGVAGQVGGAGQDGGAGKDLGSVQDGGPGQDVGAGQDGDTGQDGETGQDGGVGQNGGAGQVGGSGQDGDAGQDGVAGQNENSGQGVVARQDGGAGHDLSAGKAKVNNIQMMNTAD